A region from the Pelobates fuscus isolate aPelFus1 chromosome 1, aPelFus1.pri, whole genome shotgun sequence genome encodes:
- the LOC134599665 gene encoding oocyte zinc finger protein XlCOF7.1-like isoform X1, producing MRHEVKNPMTDKILKLTLEIIYLLTGEDYIVVKNKGDNVAGVRGLCATESVCRTPSPVMAPHNSLQENNEKKILRLANKIVSLLTREVSLRCDNEAVTFSKKEGDYLEEDKDSHKDVVGENICPVSSQEIIQSQSEWNVIDSKERQDKSVQTKFCTENMLPEPTFSISTAEEMRRLHPSEIEENEFTCTEYKMEQGVRICTVQCKEEEIPTEISPVDVPVDEEAQPEELSIYFSTPEKVIKNNMINQDDKGKNVINYSSSRKHLKKTETVSSTDPSFPKDLKPDEDSSLPLRKRCKDSLAAQKNQEDLFGNSYECRKCEISFNDELAFLSHEKWHGVELYNCTECRECFTDYADFATHLTTHNVQYWKHLFSQPRSHPLQTVHAGQKPFTCSDCGKCFAYNSAFLRHRRIHTGEKPFVCIECGKCFSQNTHLAKHRNKHNTMKTV from the exons ATGAGACACGAAGTTAAAAATCCAATGACTGACAAGATCTTGAAACTTACCCTGGAAATTATCTACCTGTTGACGGGAGAG GATTATATTGTTGTGAAAAATAAGGGGGATAATGTCGCAGGGGTCCGCGGCCTTTGTGCAACGGAGAGCGTCTGCAGGACTCCAAGCCCTGTGATGGCTCCTCATAATTCATTGCAAGAGAACAATGAGAAGAAAATCCTTAGACTCGCCAACAAAATAGTCAGCCTTCTGACCAGAGAG GTTTCTTTGCGATGCGACAATGAAGCCGTAACTTTTTCGAAGAAAGAAGGAGACTATTTAGAAGAAGATAAGGATTCTCACAAGGATGTGGTGGGAGAGAATATCTGCCCCGTCAGTTCTCAGG AGATTATTCAAAGTCAATCAGAATGGAATGTGATCGACTCTAAGGAACGCCAAGACAAGAGCGTACAAACCAAATTCTGTACAG AGAACATGCTGCCAGAGCCTACATTTTCCATATCTACAGCAGAAGAAATGAGAAGATTGCATCCCTCCGAGATAGAAGAAAATGAATTCACTTGTACAGAGTATAAG ATGGAGCAAGGAGTCAGGATATGTACTGTGCAATGTAAGGAGGAAGAGATTCCTACAGAGATCAGCCCAG TAGATGTCCCAGTCGATGAGGAAGCTCAGCCGGAAGAACTCAGTATTTATTTTTCGACTCCAGAAAAGGTCATAAAAAATAATATGATCAACCAAGATGATAAAGGAAAGAACGTAATAAATTACAGCTCGTCGAGAAAGCATTTGAAAAAAACAGAGACCGTTTCAAGTACAGACCCGTCTTTCCCTAAAGATCTGAAACCTGATGAGGATTCAAGTCTTCCCCTCCGTAAACGTTGCAAGGATAGCTTGGCAGCACAGAAAAACCAAGAGGATTTGTTTGGAAATTCTTATGAGTGCAGGAAATGTGAGATAAGCTTTAATGATGAGTTGGCTTTTCTGTCTCATGAGAAATGGCACGGGGTCGAGCTTTACAACTGCACCGAATGCAGAGAATGTTTCACGGACTACGCAGATTTTGCCACACATCTTACCACTCACAACGTGCAATACTGGAAACATTTATTTTCACAACCCAGATCTCACCCGCTACAGACGGTTCATGCAGGTCAGAAACCATTCACCTGCTCCGACTGCGGGAAGTGTTTTGCGTATAACTCAGCCTTTCTCCGTCATCGGAGAATTCACACCGGAGAGAAACCATTTGTTTGCATTGAATGTGGGAAGTGTTTTTCTCAAAACACACATCTGGCTAAACACCGAAATAAACACAACACAATGAAGACAGTGTAA
- the LOC134599665 gene encoding oocyte zinc finger protein XlCOF7.1-like isoform X2, whose product MRHEVKNPMTDKILKLTLEIIYLLTGEDYIVVKNKGDNVAGVRGLCATESVCRTPSPVMAPHNSLQENNEKKILRLANKIVSLLTREVSLRCDNEAVTFSKKEGDYLEEDKDSHKDVVGENICPVSSQEIIQSQSEWNVIDSKERQDKSVQTKFCTENMLPEPTFSISTAEEMRRLHPSEIEENEFTCTEYKMEQGVRICTVQCKEEEIPTEISPDVPVDEEAQPEELSIYFSTPEKVIKNNMINQDDKGKNVINYSSSRKHLKKTETVSSTDPSFPKDLKPDEDSSLPLRKRCKDSLAAQKNQEDLFGNSYECRKCEISFNDELAFLSHEKWHGVELYNCTECRECFTDYADFATHLTTHNVQYWKHLFSQPRSHPLQTVHAGQKPFTCSDCGKCFAYNSAFLRHRRIHTGEKPFVCIECGKCFSQNTHLAKHRNKHNTMKTV is encoded by the exons ATGAGACACGAAGTTAAAAATCCAATGACTGACAAGATCTTGAAACTTACCCTGGAAATTATCTACCTGTTGACGGGAGAG GATTATATTGTTGTGAAAAATAAGGGGGATAATGTCGCAGGGGTCCGCGGCCTTTGTGCAACGGAGAGCGTCTGCAGGACTCCAAGCCCTGTGATGGCTCCTCATAATTCATTGCAAGAGAACAATGAGAAGAAAATCCTTAGACTCGCCAACAAAATAGTCAGCCTTCTGACCAGAGAG GTTTCTTTGCGATGCGACAATGAAGCCGTAACTTTTTCGAAGAAAGAAGGAGACTATTTAGAAGAAGATAAGGATTCTCACAAGGATGTGGTGGGAGAGAATATCTGCCCCGTCAGTTCTCAGG AGATTATTCAAAGTCAATCAGAATGGAATGTGATCGACTCTAAGGAACGCCAAGACAAGAGCGTACAAACCAAATTCTGTACAG AGAACATGCTGCCAGAGCCTACATTTTCCATATCTACAGCAGAAGAAATGAGAAGATTGCATCCCTCCGAGATAGAAGAAAATGAATTCACTTGTACAGAGTATAAG ATGGAGCAAGGAGTCAGGATATGTACTGTGCAATGTAAGGAGGAAGAGATTCCTACAGAGATCAGCCCAG ATGTCCCAGTCGATGAGGAAGCTCAGCCGGAAGAACTCAGTATTTATTTTTCGACTCCAGAAAAGGTCATAAAAAATAATATGATCAACCAAGATGATAAAGGAAAGAACGTAATAAATTACAGCTCGTCGAGAAAGCATTTGAAAAAAACAGAGACCGTTTCAAGTACAGACCCGTCTTTCCCTAAAGATCTGAAACCTGATGAGGATTCAAGTCTTCCCCTCCGTAAACGTTGCAAGGATAGCTTGGCAGCACAGAAAAACCAAGAGGATTTGTTTGGAAATTCTTATGAGTGCAGGAAATGTGAGATAAGCTTTAATGATGAGTTGGCTTTTCTGTCTCATGAGAAATGGCACGGGGTCGAGCTTTACAACTGCACCGAATGCAGAGAATGTTTCACGGACTACGCAGATTTTGCCACACATCTTACCACTCACAACGTGCAATACTGGAAACATTTATTTTCACAACCCAGATCTCACCCGCTACAGACGGTTCATGCAGGTCAGAAACCATTCACCTGCTCCGACTGCGGGAAGTGTTTTGCGTATAACTCAGCCTTTCTCCGTCATCGGAGAATTCACACCGGAGAGAAACCATTTGTTTGCATTGAATGTGGGAAGTGTTTTTCTCAAAACACACATCTGGCTAAACACCGAAATAAACACAACACAATGAAGACAGTGTAA